In Methanonatronarchaeum sp. AMET-Sl, one genomic interval encodes:
- a CDS encoding cobalamin-dependent protein (Presence of a B(12) (cobalamin)-binding domain implies dependence on cobalamin itself, in one of its several forms, or in some unusual lineages, dependence on a cobalamin-like analog.), which produces MSSVSYDNIFKRYDIVSEKEVTPEELFEQMAPEEEPWKTITQKLVFLEEVVDEVEAALENYDPEDVINKGLIPGMDINGELYSRGVYYLPQLIIAGDAMGRGIELCEEAMREAGHERQAKGKVLMHVAEGDPHDIGKDIAAAMLKAQGYEVIDMGRDVPVEDVVDAVKEKNPDVLTGTALMTTTQTAFPRVAKRLEEEGIDITFIGAGGAVNQSYVHSFPMGVFADDASDGPSICEAVREGKDWRQIREEYDEIVPSSA; this is translated from the coding sequence ATGAGTAGCGTGAGCTACGACAATATTTTTAAACGCTATGACATCGTGTCAGAGAAAGAAGTCACACCCGAAGAACTTTTTGAACAGATGGCGCCCGAAGAAGAACCATGGAAAACAATTACACAAAAACTAGTTTTCTTGGAAGAAGTTGTCGATGAGGTAGAGGCAGCTCTAGAAAATTATGACCCAGAAGACGTTATAAACAAAGGCCTAATCCCAGGAATGGACATCAATGGAGAACTATACTCAAGAGGAGTCTATTACTTACCTCAACTGATTATAGCTGGAGACGCCATGGGTAGAGGAATAGAGCTATGTGAAGAAGCTATGAGAGAAGCTGGTCATGAAAGACAAGCTAAAGGCAAGGTATTGATGCATGTTGCTGAAGGAGATCCACACGACATTGGAAAAGATATTGCAGCAGCAATGCTCAAAGCACAAGGCTACGAAGTAATCGACATGGGAAGAGACGTACCAGTCGAAGACGTAGTAGACGCAGTAAAAGAGAAAAACCCAGATGTACTTACAGGAACGGCATTAATGACCACTACACAAACAGCCTTCCCACGAGTTGCTAAGAGATTGGAAGAAGAAGGAATTGACATAACATTTATTGGAGCCGGTGGAGCCGTCAACCAATCCTACGTACACAGCTTCCCAATGGGTGTTTTTGCAGATGATGCATCGGATGGACCCAGTATCTGTGAAGCAGTTAGAGAAGGCAAAGATTGGAGACAAATAAGAGAAGAGTACGATGAAATCGTACCATCATCAGCCTAA